The Brassica napus cultivar Da-Ae chromosome C7, Da-Ae, whole genome shotgun sequence genomic interval TTGAGAGTGACGTTGGAGAGCTTGTGAATGTTGGTGTTATTTGTTATCTAAAGCAGGTAACACTTCCTGCATACTTGTTGCACATCATTATAAATTTTTCCTTAGGCTACACACTTATTAGCTTACGCATGATAAATGTCTTACATTTATATTCTTCCTCTAAACCGTGATATTGTTTTGTGCTTCAGTTGCTTGATACTGGGTTTTTCCATGCTGACCCTCATCCTGGAAATATGATTCGTACCCCAGATGGGAAGCTTGCCATCCTTGATTTTGGTAATGGTTCTAGTTCTAATTAGTATAATCATGTATCCAAAAGATGCATTTGGCTCCGCGGTTACAGTTAATGTGGGGTGAGAACAGTCTTTTGTTGACATTTATATGTTTGTCCATTCATTGACAGGTCTTGTCACGAAACTGACCGATGATCAGAAGTACGGAATGATTGAAGCTATTGCACACTTGATTCACAGAGACTATGATGCCATTGTCAAAGATTTTGTCAAACTTGGTTTCATCCCTGATGGGGTCAATCTGGCACCTATATTACCTGTCCTGGCCAAGGTTTTTGATCAGGCCCTTGAAGGTGGTGGAGCTAAAAACATCAACTTTCAGGAGTTGGCAGCAGATTTAGCGCAGATAACTTTTGACTATCCTTTCAGAATTCCACCTTATTTCGCCCTTATAATTAGAGCAATTGGTGTGCTCGAAGGGATAGCTCTAGTGGGGAATCCTGAATTTGCTATTGTGGACGAGGCCTATCCTTATATCGCTCAGGTATTTCTTTTATGAACTCTGTAACTGTGAGCAGACCAGACCACTCATTCACCGTCTTTCATTAGACCTTACAAAATACTGATGGTCAATGTCTTCTTCATATGATTGCCTCAATATTTAGAGGCTCCTCACCGATGAATCACCTCGCCTGAGGGAGGCTTTACGCTACACAATATATGGGAAGACTGGCGTGTTTGATGCTGAGAGATTCATCGATGTGATGCAAGCCTTTGAGACTTTCATTACAGCAGCCAAAAGTGGAGGAGGGGAAGATATGAATGGAGGCATGGCTGAGCTAGCTCTTATGCAAAACCAGACAACTAGTCTGGTTCCTTCGTTTCCAGCAAGTGCATCACAACCGAACCAGCCAGCTCAAACGAGAGTCGCCTTGTCTTTTCTGCTTTCCGAGAAAGGAAACTTCTTCCGCGAGTTTCTACTAGATGAGGTATTTACCAATCACAAATCTAACCACCTAAACCTATGCAGCATGAATGACAATTGGACGATTATTATGTAGGTAAGCTTAGAGTTACTTAATTTCTTGGCATCCTGAGTTCTGACAAATGTTTTGGTTACTCAAAACAGATAGTAAAAGGCATCGATGCAATCACGAGAGAACAGCTGGTGCAAGCAATGGCGGTCTTTGGATTCAGAAACGCACCACCAGTCTTCGGTATGGTACCAACACTAGGACCCTTCAGGCCTGCAGCACTTCTTCCATCTGTAACAGAGGAAGACAAAGTCATCTTGAACAATGTGCAGAAAGTAATCGAGTTCCTTACCGCAAGAAGCTCCATGTCGAATAACCCTGATCAGGTTAGATTCATAAATCTCTCTGAACCTTGTCAAGAATCAATATCTGTTGTACAAAACTTTGAACGTGTGTGTGTGTTCAATATCATAAAACAGGTAGTAGATGTATCTCAAGTGGTTCGGGAACTGCTTCCTGTGTTGCCTGGAATCTCTGCGACAGTATTGCCCGAGATTATGAGTAGGCTTGGGTCAAGAGTCATGGCGAGAATAGTTCGGGATACCTTTTTGTAAACATTGGGTTGAGCTTTGTACAATTGTGCATATAAAAGTTTCAATTTATAGTACCGATAAAACATACAGACAACAGCTGATTAAGATTGTCTGTTCATCATTAACACATATACTTGCTGTAATAATAACAGATGAAATGAAAGTGTATTTTCCTTTCCACTGTGGCCTACATCTTATATATCTAATATAATGCAAAATGTTCTTATTGGAACATGTTTTAATTTAGGGTTAATTTGCTGATAGCCAAATTCTCAATGAAAATTAAGAATATATcaatgattttgacataattaacTCCCTAACATTTAATACTTATCTCATCTGGTTATACTTTTATCTTTTGTAAGTACTTCgtaacaaaaaaagagagaatgacATTGTATGGACAATCAAACACAACTATTTGCTATCACATGTAATGCAAGACACATCGTATGCTTATTTACCACATACAGGCTTTGACGGGTAAACAAATAACGTAATCCATAGTAAATGTAggaaagaaaaaggagaaaatgatttattatctTTTGTGTTATGGTGAGTTATGCTCATTATCCAGAGAGAGACAAAAGTAGAAAGGCAAAAGAAAAATTCTACTTTTCAGAGTAAATCAGAGTGAAAGTTTttcatctcttttctttttaattggcTGAATTTAAGCTTAAATGAGAGTAAATCTTTTTACTCTACATTTTGTTGTGCTGATTGTACCTTTTACAGGTAGACAATAAAATGGATTGTTAAAAGTAAATGGTGCCATCTCATGAATTCGTGCTATATGAAATCAGATTGATTGTGCTTTAAACAACCTGGAATGTACAATAGCATGGTTTGAAAGTTTATGAATGTTCTATTTCATATTACCGAAATAGTATAGAATTTCAACTCTGCCCCAACCCCTAAATATTAATTCCTAATTCCTAATTACTAAATCTAAACTCTAATAActaaattctaaatatattctatataatattttgaaatatgttatttttatgtataatcTATTCCATTTACATTAGTTGAGCTCCAATATAAAATAGTACGAGATTAAGAAGAGGTCGCACGTCAAATTCTGTTAGATCATGTTTCAGATATGAAAAAATTTATCAACAATCTTATTGATTAAGAAATTttggagttaaaaaaaaacagagaacaaAGGTCGAAGAAGTTGAACTAGTAGATGTTAATGGTGTTTTGGtatataaaacacaaaattCGTTGAATATcacaatcaaatttttttgagtTGTCTAGTGAATTATTAAATGTTCGAAGGTTATGCAAGGCAATTTCCCTTTAATTTTATCACATCATGCAAGATTTTATTCtgaaatataaaattcaaaGATACAGGTCACATTACACTAGAGAAGCTGTTTTGCAATAACCATTAAGTATCTATAAGGTAAAGGAAGAGAAGATTCAGAGTATGAGACGACCAATATCTCTGATAAGAGAGAGGCTTTCTCAAGAAAAGAGTGGCAAAGACTGCTCTCCGGAAGCATATGATATGATACGCTTTTTAAGAGGGGAAATGTAGTGAGCCCCGTGAAATGCAGCCGCTCTGAATGCATTCAAAGGTCCGAAATTCACTGCATACATCTTCTGGATCCCATCTAATACCGCCATCATTGCTATATTTGCAGGCTTTCTCTCTGCTTCATATCGTTTCAGCAGATTCGCCTACAAGACAAAATGTTCAATCAATCAATAACTGAGGGAAGAAGGTCATCAATATTTGGTTTAAAGAGTTAGAATCCAAGCGAGCATACGTACCTCGCCTATATCGGTACCAAGAGCGATGCCTTCTGCTATAGCTCTGGAGAGGGCACTCGCATCTGCAAATCCTAGATTAACTCCTTGGCCGGCCAAGGGGTGAACAGTATGAGCTGAGTCACCCACGAGAGCCACACGGTTTGAAACATAGTCTTTTGCATGCCTTAAAGACAAAGGAAACATCATTCTTTCTGATGAAAGCTTCACAACCTTTGGTGGAGTTTCAAACCTCTCCTTGGCAGATATGTTCACATCTCCTGTAAGCCAAGAGAGACTACTACCTCCTGAACTTGTTGTCTCTGGATGTGGGCCGTATCCATAATCCAGAGCGTCGTTTACAGCTTTGATGAAGTCATCCTCGCTCATGGATCTGCGATCTGAGGCCTCTGTTGGATCCATAGTCCATACTATGTTGCTAAACTTGTCGCCAACAGGAAGAAGTGCGATGGGTCCATTGGGTAAAAACCGTTGCCATGCAGTGAAGTTTTCGACAGTGTGCTCAACTGTACAGATTATAGCGTTCTGAGAGTAGTTCCATCCTGTTGTTTTGATCCCTGCCAACTCCCTCACTCGCGACTTGGACCCGTCGGCACCTACCACCAGTTTTGCATAGACGTTGTTTCCATCGCTTAGCTCCAGTTTCGCAAGGCGCCCTCGCATAAATAAATCTGCTGTGGATGGTACTTCACCAAGACCAGTCAAAGAAGAACTAGGTAACATATCCATTGAGTTTAACCTCGCTGGATAAATAGTCTTCTGAAGATCTGATTCCTGCAAATCCCAAGCTCTCTCGtgttagaaaaacaaaaatatgatttatgaaCTCTCTAAAATTCAGATAATCTGACTAAGAAGTTGAAGAAAGTACTAGCTGGTTTAGCAATTTATAAGAAATTACCACAAACTCTCTTTCTAAACTTGCGTTCAGGGGAAACCAGACTAGCTATATACATAAGCTTTTTGGAAGTTTGATATTTAGCTATGCTTCATTTATCGAAAGAAACGAATGAAAAGGTAGATGGAAATTTTGAAACGGGCAAAACTACTGCAATGACATGAGAAAGGACATGCAAGGTGCGAGTTACAAGGATGGGGGCATATAACGTATCCTTCTTAGGTAAACTGGGATGGAGCCAAGAAAGAAAAATACCTGAACACAAGATAGCTGAGAACTCTGAAGAACTTTATTCTCCACAACGCACCTGGATCATGTCAAGAATGAGTACATGGCTATAAACATCATCAAGGATGCAGATGTACTGTATATACCAATATGCTTACCCCAAGATATCTTGATCGACATCTTTAGCATTGTATCTTGTATATCCAAGGCCCGTGTAGTCCCAGAcctaaaacaacaacaacaaaaaatgacATAGGAGGACTTTGTTAACGTCTAGCAGATCATTATCAGTATATGCAGATCCTACACAGAGTAGATCATCACACCTAGATCTGATAACAGTTTTGGTTTTAAGATCAACTTCAAAATAAAGAGATAAGCGCCAAACGGCAGTACATCAAACCAATgtcgagccatgatcaagaaatATGTTCCACCAAAATCATAGCCACAAACCAAAGTGAGCTATATGCATTTCAGAAGTTCTAAAATTTCAGCAGCCATAATATAACAACTTCGGGAGTATTAAGAAGTTAATAATCATTACCTGCATTTTGTCAAAATAGGCATGTCGCTGTTCTTCAATGTATTTCCAGGCACCAATATCTGCATGATAAAATGACACCAAAGTTATAACTataaaggaaataaatgaaCTTTATCAGGACACAGACTAGATCAAAATTTGGGTTCGAAGTGGCAAAAGCAGAGGATTTCAAACTCCTTACGCAACAATTTTTAAGCTCTTCTGGTAGCAAATTCTAGAAAATACAAACTGTGGGAAGAAATGAGAAAAGTTGAGAAACCTTTGAGGAAGGATATTGTTGCAGGTGTGACGGTACTGACTCTAGGATCAGGTAGGTGCCCTTTCTCAATGATGTTTTTTCTCCCCAAAAGA includes:
- the LOC106445453 gene encoding uncharacterized protein sll0005, whose product is MEAGVPRLVYSGPQPTRFSFSFSSRRSFVSSIPRRNRSRRILAVATDPKPTTAVNGSSSSSSSASKPVNNNVSTRINDVSKEIKRVRAQMEEDEQLSVLMRGLRGQNLKDSTFADDSIQLRLVETGESSEFLPLVYDPATISAYWGKRPRAVASRVIQLLSVAGGFLSRLAGDVINKKVQENEVARAIELREIVTSLGPAYIKLGQALSIRPDILSPAAMTELQKLCDKVPSFPDDVAMALIEEELGKPWHEVYSELSPSPIAAASLGQVYKGRLKENGDLVAVKVQRPFVLETVTVDLFVIRNLGLFLRKFPQVSVDVVGLVDEWAARFFEELDYVNEGENGTYFAEMMKKDLPQVVVPKTYQNYTSRKVLTTQWIDGEKLSQSIESDVGELVNVGVICYLKQLLDTGFFHADPHPGNMIRTPDGKLAILDFGLVTKLTDDQKYGMIEAIAHLIHRDYDAIVKDFVKLGFIPDGVNLAPILPVLAKVFDQALEGGGAKNINFQELAADLAQITFDYPFRIPPYFALIIRAIGVLEGIALVGNPEFAIVDEAYPYIAQRLLTDESPRLREALRYTIYGKTGVFDAERFIDVMQAFETFITAAKSGGGEDMNGGMAELALMQNQTTSLVPSFPASASQPNQPAQTRVALSFLLSEKGNFFREFLLDEIVKGIDAITREQLVQAMAVFGFRNAPPVFGMVPTLGPFRPAALLPSVTEEDKVILNNVQKVIEFLTARSSMSNNPDQVVDVSQVVRELLPVLPGISATVLPEIMSRLGSRVMARIVRDTFL
- the LOC125575143 gene encoding ubiquinone biosynthesis monooxygenase COQ6, mitochondrial-like: MNRVLARQLRTNVCGSKHIFQRAWSTHVTRKVSSTAGSNESNANSTGDSPQHDIAIVGGGMVGIALAASLASKPLTKHLNVAIIDNNPLLGRKNIIEKGHLPDPRVSTVTPATISFLKDIGAWKYIEEQRHAYFDKMQVWDYTGLGYTRYNAKDVDQDILGCVVENKVLQSSQLSCVQESDLQKTIYPARLNSMDMLPSSSLTGLGEVPSTADLFMRGRLAKLELSDGNNVYAKLVVGADGSKSRVRELAGIKTTGWNYSQNAIICTVEHTVENFTAWQRFLPNGPIALLPVGDKFSNIVWTMDPTEASDRRSMSEDDFIKAVNDALDYGYGPHPETTSSGGSSLSWLTGDVNISAKERFETPPKVVKLSSERMMFPLSLRHAKDYVSNRVALVGDSAHTVHPLAGQGVNLGFADASALSRAIAEGIALGTDIGEANLLKRYEAERKPANIAMMAVLDGIQKMYAVNFGPLNAFRAAAFHGAHYISPLKKRIISYASGEQSLPLFS